One window of the Lactococcus lactis genome contains the following:
- the obgE gene encoding GTPase ObgE — translation MSLFLDTARIEVKAGKGGDGAVAFRREKYVPDGGPAGGDGGKGGSVIFKVDEGMSTLMDFRYNRIFRGKPGEKGMNKGMHGRGAEDLIVHVPQGTTVKDNETGDVLVDLIEKDQEFAVAKGGRGGRGNIRFATPRNPAPEVAENGEPGEDKILLLELRVLADVGLVGFPSVGKSTLLSVVSNARPKIGAYHFTTITPNIGMVQVGYGDSFVMADMPGLIEGAHSGAGLGIQFLRHIERTRVLLHVLDMSELEGRDPYEDYKTINDELESYNLRLMERPQIIVANKMDMPEAAERLAEFKEKLAADLGPDKEMPEIFEVSGLTKTGLQGLLARTSELLAQTPEFLLYDEDELADETAYYGFEEEEKPFKVSRDDDGGWRLSGDKIERLFIMTNFDHDESVMKFARQMRAMGVDETLRSMGAKDGDYVRIQKFEFEFVD, via the coding sequence ATGTCTTTGTTTTTAGATACAGCACGAATTGAAGTAAAAGCTGGTAAAGGTGGCGATGGTGCAGTTGCTTTTCGCCGTGAAAAATATGTTCCAGATGGTGGTCCTGCCGGTGGTGACGGTGGAAAAGGCGGTTCTGTAATCTTTAAAGTTGATGAAGGAATGTCAACTTTGATGGATTTCCGTTATAACCGTATTTTCCGTGGTAAACCAGGTGAAAAAGGGATGAACAAAGGAATGCACGGTCGTGGAGCCGAAGATTTGATTGTTCATGTTCCTCAAGGAACGACTGTTAAAGATAACGAAACTGGTGATGTTTTAGTTGACTTAATCGAAAAAGACCAAGAATTTGCGGTTGCTAAAGGCGGTCGCGGCGGTCGTGGAAATATTCGCTTTGCCACACCACGTAACCCAGCACCTGAGGTAGCAGAAAATGGAGAACCAGGAGAAGATAAAATTCTACTTTTGGAACTTCGTGTTTTAGCAGATGTTGGTTTAGTTGGTTTTCCATCTGTTGGTAAATCAACATTATTGTCAGTTGTTTCAAATGCGCGTCCTAAAATTGGCGCTTACCATTTCACAACAATCACTCCTAATATCGGAATGGTTCAAGTTGGTTATGGAGATAGTTTTGTTATGGCAGATATGCCAGGATTGATTGAAGGAGCGCACTCTGGTGCAGGACTGGGAATTCAATTCTTGCGTCATATTGAACGTACACGTGTCCTTCTTCATGTTCTCGATATGTCAGAACTTGAAGGACGAGATCCATACGAAGATTACAAAACAATCAATGATGAATTAGAATCTTACAATTTACGTTTGATGGAACGTCCACAAATTATTGTTGCCAACAAAATGGATATGCCAGAAGCTGCCGAACGTTTAGCTGAATTTAAAGAAAAATTAGCTGCTGATTTAGGTCCTGATAAAGAAATGCCTGAAATTTTTGAAGTTTCTGGCCTGACTAAAACAGGACTTCAAGGTTTGCTTGCACGCACAAGTGAATTACTTGCACAAACACCAGAATTCTTACTTTATGATGAAGATGAATTAGCGGATGAAACAGCTTATTACGGCTTTGAAGAAGAAGAAAAACCATTTAAAGTTTCTCGTGATGATGATGGTGGATGGCGCTTATCTGGTGATAAGATTGAAAGACTCTTTATCATGACTAATTTTGATCATGATGAATCAGTTATGAAATTTGCTCGCCAAATGCGCGCGATGGGTGTTGACGAAACACTTCGTTCAATGGGAGCCAAGGATGGCGATTACGTTAGAATTCAAAAATTTGAATTTGAATTTGTAGATTAA